A segment of the Niveibacterium umoris genome:
CTGTCACGTGACCAGACGATCCAGGTGGTGCGGGCGTTCAGCTATTTCTCGCACCTCTCCAACATTGCCGAAGACCAGCATCACATCCGCCGCTCGCGCGCGCATGCGATCGCTGGTTCGGCGCCGCGCGAAGGCACCATGGCGCGCGCCATCGAAGCCGCTTTCGAAGCCGGCGTCACTAACGAGCAGATTGTTGATTTCTTCAACGACGCCTTCGTCGGCCCGGTGCTGACCGCGCACCCGACCGAGGTCTCGCGCAAATCGATTCTGAACTGCCAGTTGAAGATCGCCCAGTTCCTGGATGCGCGCGACCGCATCCAGATGACGCCGGACGAGAGCGAAGAGAACGACGCGGCAATGCGACGCGCAGTGCTGACGATGTGGCAGACGCGCATGCTTCGCCCGACCAAGCTGTCGGTGCTGGACGAAGTCGACAACGGCCTTTCTTACTACAGCTACACCTTCCTGCGCGAGCTGCCGAAGCTTTATGTCGCGCTGGAAAACCTGCTCGCCAAGCACGGCGACACGTGGAAGACGATGGAGCTGCCCTCCTTCCTGCGCATGGGCAGCTGGATCGGCGGCGACCGCGACGGCAACCCGTTCGTGACCGCCGACGTGCTGCGCGAGGCGATGCGCATGCAAGCGACGGTGGCGCTCGAGTTCTACCTGCACGAACTGCACATCCTCGGCAGCGAGCTGTCACTGGCGCAGTTGCTGGTCAGCGCCTCGGACCAGCTGCTCGAACTCGCCGAGCGCTCGCCGGACAAGTCTCCGCATCGCGGTGACGAGCCCTACCGCCGCGCGGTGGCAGGCATTTACGCGCGCATGTATGCCACGGCGGAGCACCTGCTCGGCCATCGCGTCGGCCGCCCGCCTGTCGGTCGTGCCGAACCTTACGCCTATGCCGAGGCCTTGCACGACGACCTCGACATCGTGCATCGCTCGCTGCTCGCCAATGGCTCCGGCGCGCTCGCCATGGGCCGCCTGCGCCGCCTGCGTCACGCGGTGAAGGTCTTCGGCTTCCACCTCGCCGCGATCGACCTGCGTCAGAACTCCGACGTCCATGAACGCACCGTCGCCGAACTGCTTGCCGCCGTTCGCCCGGGCTTCGATTACCTCGCACTGGATGAAGAGGGGCGCATCGCGGCCCTGCTGGAAGAGCTGGCCACGCCGCGCCCGCTGGCCTCGCCCTTCGTGAACTATTCGGACGAGACGGTCGGCGAGCTGGAGATCTTCCGCGCGGCCGCCGAATCCCATCGCCTGTATGGCCGCGACTGCATCCACAACGTCATCATCTCGAAGACCGATGGCGTGTCGGACATGCTGGAACTGGCGCTGCTGCTCAAGGAAGTCGGCCTGCTGCGGCCGCACGAGCGCGCCATCGACGTGAACATCGTGCCGCTGTTCGAGACCATCGGCGACCTTCAGGCCGCCAGCGCGACGATGGATCGCCTGTTCTCGATCCCCGCCTACCGCGAGCTGCTCGCGACACGCGGCGAGATGCACGAGGTCATGCTCGGCTATTCGGACTCCAACAAGGACGGCGGCTTCATGACCTCCGGCTGGGAGCTCTACAAGGCCGAGATCCAGCTGATCGAGGTGTTCAAGCGCCACGGCGTGAAGATGCGCCTGTTCCACGGTCGCGGCGGCTCGGTCGGCCGTGGCGGCGGCCCCAGCTACCAGGCGATCCTCGCGCAGCCGGGCGGCGCAGTGCAGGGCAAGATCCGCCTGACCGAACAGGGCGAGGTGATCTCGTCGAAGTACGCAAACCCGGAAGTCGGCCAGCGCAACCTCGAAGTGCTCGCCGCTGCGACCTTCGAGGCCACCCTGCTGGCGCACCCGGAAGCGGCGCCGCGCCCTGAGTATCTCGAAGTGATGGATCGTCTCTCGGAGCACGCGTTCAAGGCCTACCGCGGACTGGTCTACGAAACGGAAGGTTTCGAGAAGTACTTCTGGGAGTCGACGGTGATCTCGGAGATCGCGAACCTGAACATCGGCTCGCGCCCGGCTTCACGCAAGAAGACCACCGCGATCGAAGACCTGCGCGCGATCCCCTGGGTGTTCTCTTGGGCCCAGTGCCGCCTGATGCTGCCGGGCTGGTTCGGTTTCGGTGCCGCGGTGCGGGCCTTCCTCGCCGAGCGC
Coding sequences within it:
- the ppc gene encoding phosphoenolpyruvate carboxylase; amino-acid sequence: MSDLAKQEAAKDLPLKEDIRLLGRILGDTVRAQEGEAVFDLIERVRQTSIRFRRDDDIAARRELEAMLDSLSRDQTIQVVRAFSYFSHLSNIAEDQHHIRRSRAHAIAGSAPREGTMARAIEAAFEAGVTNEQIVDFFNDAFVGPVLTAHPTEVSRKSILNCQLKIAQFLDARDRIQMTPDESEENDAAMRRAVLTMWQTRMLRPTKLSVLDEVDNGLSYYSYTFLRELPKLYVALENLLAKHGDTWKTMELPSFLRMGSWIGGDRDGNPFVTADVLREAMRMQATVALEFYLHELHILGSELSLAQLLVSASDQLLELAERSPDKSPHRGDEPYRRAVAGIYARMYATAEHLLGHRVGRPPVGRAEPYAYAEALHDDLDIVHRSLLANGSGALAMGRLRRLRHAVKVFGFHLAAIDLRQNSDVHERTVAELLAAVRPGFDYLALDEEGRIAALLEELATPRPLASPFVNYSDETVGELEIFRAAAESHRLYGRDCIHNVIISKTDGVSDMLELALLLKEVGLLRPHERAIDVNIVPLFETIGDLQAASATMDRLFSIPAYRELLATRGEMHEVMLGYSDSNKDGGFMTSGWELYKAEIQLIEVFKRHGVKMRLFHGRGGSVGRGGGPSYQAILAQPGGAVQGKIRLTEQGEVISSKYANPEVGQRNLEVLAAATFEATLLAHPEAAPRPEYLEVMDRLSEHAFKAYRGLVYETEGFEKYFWESTVISEIANLNIGSRPASRKKTTAIEDLRAIPWVFSWAQCRLMLPGWFGFGAAVRAFLAERPDGMQILQSMCKEWSFFATMLSNMDMVLAKSDIAIASRYAALVRDEELRNAIFPRIRAEHQATIDALLAITGQQELLDGNPLLKRSIRNRFPYLDPLNHVQVELLHRYRDGNAEERIKRGIHLSINGIAAGLRNSG